In Peromyscus eremicus chromosome 2, PerEre_H2_v1, whole genome shotgun sequence, a single genomic region encodes these proteins:
- the Snapc3 gene encoding snRNA-activating protein complex subunit 3 yields the protein MAEDPQGGGAGGMQHPVPSASHGNFPEYELPELHTREFHVGSFGELWRARLGTRDLSLSEPQVAAQPADGGTSDNGLEDAAVAGDLGCSLEAAAELKVVCGLDKLRCLKESEDPEVIPENTDLVTLCVRKGLLDYREENITIDRACRQETFAYEMESHALGKKPENPEDMIEEGELILSVNILYPVIFNKHREHKPYQTMLVLGSQKLTELRDSIRCVSDLQIGGEFSSTPDQAPEHISKDLYKSAFFYFEGTFYNDKRYPECRDLSRTIIEWSESHDRGYGKFQTAKMEDFTFNDLNIKLGFPYLYCHQGDCEHVVVITDIRLVHHDDCLDRTLYPLLTKKHWLWTRKCFVCKMYTARWVTNNDTFAPEDPCFFCDVCFRMLHYDSEGNKLGEFLAYPYVDPGTFN from the exons ATGGCGGAGGACCCGCAGGGCGGCGGTGCGGGTGGTATGCAGCACCCAGTCCCTAGTGCGAGCCACGGCAACTTCCCAGAGTACGAGCTTCCGGAGCTGCACACCCGGGAGTTCCACGTGGGTTCCTTTGGGGAGCTGTGGCGCGCCCGGCTCGGGACCCGGGATTTGTCGCTGAGCGAGCCCCAGGTAGCCGCGCAGCCGGCGGACGGAGGGACGTCGGACAACGGCTTGGAGGATGCTGCGGTGGCCGGGGATCTGGGCTGCAGTCTGGAGGCGGCCGCAGAGCTAAAGGTCGTGTGCGG CCTTGATAAACTGAGATGCCTCAAAGAAAGTGAAGACCCAGAAGTCATCCCAGAGAACACTGACCTAGTGACTTTATg TGTTCGGAAGGGGCTCTTGGACTATCGGGAAGAAAACATCACGATAGACCGCGCCTGTAGACAAGAAACATTTGCTTATGAAATG gaaTCTCATGCACTTGGGAAAAAACCTGAGAATCCAGAAGACATGATTGAAGAAGGGGAGCTTATCCTATCTGTGAACATCTTGTACCCTGTTATATTTAACAAG CACAGAGAACACAAACCGTACCAGACAATGTTGGTATTGGGCAGTCAGAAGCTCACCGAACTGAGGGATTCAATTCGCTGTGTCAGTGACCTCCAGATTGGTGGAGAATTCAGTAGTACTCCAGACCAGGCCCCTGAGCACATCAGCAAA GACCTATACAAAtcagcttttttttattttgaaggaaCCTTTTACAATGACAAAAGATACCCAGAATGCAGAGACTTAAGCAG AACTATTATAGAGTGGTCAGAGTCCCATGATCGAGGATATGGAAAATTTCAGACTGCTAAAATGGAAGATTTCACATTTAATGACTTGAATATTAAACTTGGCTTTCCTTACTTATACTGTCACCAGGGAGATTGTGAACACGTTGTTGTTATTACAGACATAAG GCTTGTGCATCATGATGACTGCTTGGATAGAACACTTTATCCTCTTCTTACCAAGAAACACTGGCTATGGACCagaaaatgttttgtttgcaAGATGTATACAGCCAG ATGGGTGACGAACAATGACACCTTTGCACCGGAGGATCCATGTTTCTTTTGTGATGTTTGCTTCAGGATGCTCCACTATGATTCCGAAGGCAACAAACTAGGGGAATTCCTTGCTTATCCTTATGTCGACCCAGGAACCTTTAATTAG